The Rhinopithecus roxellana isolate Shanxi Qingling chromosome 9, ASM756505v1, whole genome shotgun sequence genome contains a region encoding:
- the LOC104668251 gene encoding peptidyl-prolyl cis-trans isomerase A yields MVNPTVFFDIAVDGEPLGRVSFELFADKVPKTAENFRALSTGEKGFGYKGSCFHRIIPGFMCQGGDFTRHNGTGGKSIYGEKFEDENFILKHTGPGILSMANAGPNTNGSQFFICTAKTEWLDGKHVVFGKVKEGMNIVEAMERFGSRNGKTSKKITIADCGQLE; encoded by the coding sequence ATGGTCAACCCTACCGTGTTCTTCGACATTGCCGTCGACGGCGAGCCCTTGGGCCGCGTCTCCTTCGAGCTGTTTGCAGACAAggttccaaagacagcagaaaattttcgtgctctgagcactggagagaaaggatttggttataagggttcctgctttcacagaattattccagggtttatgtgtcagggtggtgacttcacacgccataatggcactggtggcaagtccatctatggggagaaatttgaagatgagaacttcatcctaaagcatacaggtcctggcatcttgtccatggcaaatgctggacccaacacaaatggttcccagtttttcatctgcactgccaagactgagtggttggatggcaagcatgtggtctttggcaaagtgaaagaaggcatgaatattgtggaggccatggagcgctttgggtccaggaatggcaagaccagcaagaagatcaccattgctgactgtggacaactcgaataa